CTCTCTGCTGTCCTCACGATCCACTGCAGAGGCTTCTTTTCAGTGAGGgtgcagttcccgtaccagataGTGATGTAGCAGCAGAGGACGCTCTCAATGGTTCCCCGGTAAATGATGTGAGGATAGGAGGAGGGAGACTGGCCTTCTTCAGAAAGTGAAGACGTTGTTGGGCTTTCTTCATGATGGTGGTTGTGTTCAGGTTCCAGGAGAGGTCAGCtgatatgtgcacacccaggaacTTCACACTGTTGACCATTTCAACAGCAGATCCGTTGATGTGCAGTGGGGTGTGGGCCATTGAGCTCTTCCTGAAGTTAACAACCATCTCTTTAGTCTTCTGAACATTTAGAGACAGGTTGTTATTCTGACTCCAGTCCACCAGGTGTTGTACCTCCTCTCTGTATTCAGACTCATCGTTGTTGGTGACGAGacccaccactgttgtgtcatctgcaaacttgatgatgtggTTTGAGCTGCACCGTGCAGTACAGTCATGTGTTAGCAGGGTGAACAGCAGTGGGCTAAGCACACAGCCCTGCGGCGATCCTGTACTCAGTCTGATGACTTTGGAGGTTTTATTTCCAATGGAGACAGACTGGGGCCTGTCAGTTAGGAAGTCCAAGATCCAATTGCAGAGGGGGGTGTTTATTCCTCGTGAGTCCAACTTCTATACCAGCTCCTGGGGAATGactgtgttgaatgctgagctgaagtcaataaacagcattctgACATGAGTGTCCTTTTTTCCGAGATGGGAGAGAGAAAGGTGAAGAGCAGATGAGAGGGCATCATCTGTGGAGCGGTTTTGGCGATAAGcaaactgtagagggtccagatTCAGTGGACCCGCTACACTGAATCTGGACCCGCTAGAGTTTGCTTATCGCCAAACTGTAGCGGGTCCAGATTCAGTGGAAGCTGAGTTTTCATGTACCTCAATACCAGCCTCTCAAAGCACTTAGTGATGTGGCGTAAGTGGCGTAAGTCCCACCGGCCGGTAGTCATTGAAGCAGGACACAGTGGACTTCTTTGGCACTGGGATgatttttgtggttttgaggCATGCAGGTACCACGGCTGAGCTCAGTGATGTGTTTAGTCCGTGAGGATGCCTGCGAGCTGGTCAGCACACTCCTGAAGCACCCGGCCAGGTATGTTGTCAGGTCCTGCAGCCCTTCGCGGGTTTACTCTGCGAAGTGTCATCCTGATATCTGCTGTAGACAGACAAAGTACTTGGTCATTGGGGGAGGGAGGGCATCTTCCTTGCTGACTCTTTGTTCTCTGCCTCAAAATGTGCAAAGAAGTCATTTAGTTGGTCTGGCAGAGAGGGATCACTGCTGCATGCTGGAGGTGTTGGCTTGTAGCCCGTGATTGTTTGAATGCCCTGCCACATGCGCCAAGTGTCCTTTGTACTTGTGAAATGTGTGTTGATCTTATCTGCATCCTGCTGCTTTGCCTCTTTGATGGCCTGTGATAGGTCTGCTCTGGCTGTAGCGTAAGCTTCTCTCTTTTTGGACTTAAAGGCAGAGTCTCTGATTTTCATCAGGTTGCGTAGCTTTGCAGAGAACCAGGGTTTATGGTTTGCATAGGTGATGACGGTCTTGGAGACAGTGACATCCTCAATGCATTTGCTGATGTAGCTGGTCACTGAGGTTGTGTACTCCTCCAGGGCCACGGTGTCTGAGTATGTAGCAGCTTCTCTAAACATATCCCAGTCTGTGCATTCAAAGCAGTCTTGCAAAACAGGTATGGCCCCTCTGGCCATGTTCTCACCGCTCTGAGGGTTGGTCTGATCCATTTGTTGATGGGTCTGTAGACTGGGGTGAGAAGTATGGAGATGTGGTCTGACTGTCCGATGTGGGGATGGGGTTAAGCCTTGTATGCATGCTGGATGTTTGTGTAAACAAGGTCCAACATATTGTCCCCTCTTGTTGCAAAGTTAATGTTCTGGTGAAATTTGGGTAGAACTGATATAAGTGTGTTGTTGTTAAAATCCCCAGCGACAATGAAGAAGCCATCAGGGTGGGCTGTTTACAGATCACTGATAATCCTGTAGAGTTCACTGAGTGCTCCACTAGCTTTAGCTTTAGTGCTAGCACTAGGTGGGATGTAAACAGCAAAGATGATCAACACAGTAAACTCTCTTGGGATGTAAAACAGCCTGCATCTGACTGCCAAGACCTCCACAAGTTCTGAACAGTGCACAGATACAGTCGCTGCATTCTTACACCAGCTGTTATTGATGTAAACACATAGTCCACCGCCGCGTGTCTTACCCAATGATAGGGGGTCTCTGTCGGCACGGTAGCTGGCTAGCTCAAAGGGACGGTTActtatcgattcattaaatcctggatgattttaaacataaatgtattttgccagaatctccAGAGTTTCACATTAAACctaaaactatttcaacaaccaccaaacagctaaaccagtaaatgagagcaggtaaacgGGTTCCACACAAAAACGTAGACACAAAGCGTGGACCCGCcgcatcagaatctgtgagctgtcggctttcagccccggcACGAACATGGACAtgccgtcggggctgaaagctgacagctcacagattctgatgctgcaggttttgtcactCTCCAACCAAACTTCACTgcaccagcagcaaaagaagatccaaattATGCTTCACATTTAATAAACATAGTCATGATTTCCCTCTGACTTTGGCTGTTTAGCttccaccacaataaaagagagatggcacgataccacttttttatgtccgataccgataccgatatcataaatttggatatctgccgataccgatatgaatccgatatagtgtgttttttaatcaataaaactgtttttttaatatcttgctgcattttgtataagttcatactcaagtttaaataaacaacaacactaaagctattctgttatacctgtatgtaaaaaatacactgcacccaaaatatttcatagttcagcaacactgatcaatctaataaacttaaacctgctccatcctccctattctggtattttaaagagtacttagcagaaatattaagcaacctaactaatagggttgcaaactcccagcaaaaaaaaaagagaaccaccccccacccaccacctcatgatgcttaatcgatgtaatcaactttaatttgatgcagtgtggaaaaaaaatgcacagaaataaattatttttcaagaataattaaatagactcaacatctttcttcaacagaactgcagactgcacagatggtaccttcccaaaggaaaaagtagtatagcttactagggtatattcagtgttgggaaggttacttttaaaatgtattccattacagaatactgaatacatgccccaaaatgtattctgtaacgtattccgttacgttactcaatgagagtaacgtattctgaatactttggattacttaatatattatcatgctgtttacaactacatgaatgtcctattgctgtgatttattactgttactgaaggtccatggcttcgaaacgtagtaaagggacctctggctaatacgtcgggttcctgtcgggctggtagcgaaaactagctttactttgttgtctgggtcaactttgcttggggagacagagagaggcgttgaaaggctgctccaacggaacttatttttttccggaggaaaacacgaacacagtgtacagttgagtcttaatagcttacttacaaatgggctcgtcaggcactcttcttggctgcagtggttattattatatttacatgcttccagctcccgtttttgctccgtgacagctcggacttttcctttctctccctccctcgctcacagacacataacgggtatggtagtccattctccctgcagcacggactacactgcccatcaggctacatgtagcctgatgggaaGTGTAGTCTGGTTTTTCACCTAAATGGCCTCAACAtcaggcagaatgctacaggcatagctctaaagtttagagctatgcctgtagcattctgccttttagcttagcacaacaacaacaacaaaaaagcgctctctcacccaggaaacacgcagagagagagcgcgtcaccctgtaaccatggcaaccgtaacgctgccgcctggaacaacagaacgtagctgtcaaacaaactcAAACAGTCCTGActcgcgacaatatgaaacagggaagtaccgccgtgtattccatttatttcaacaaagtaactgtattctgaataccacctttttaaacggtaactgtaacggaatacagttactcatattttgtattctaaatacgtaacggcggtacatgtattccgttactccccaacactgggtatattagacttaacagttactatatacagtaatggacttctatacattttacatcagattaaaactttgggtgtaagattcagataattatttattaaaagcgagacattttaaatgagaataagaaagaaaagtatgtctttgtgccccttttcctgttcatgccctatcggccccctggctaaactttgctagatccgcccctgcacagttaccagccgtcagctgcgagaaaaggatcctggtgtagaaagtaatattaaataaattctaacaacagcttatcaaggttaaacgtgctgctgttgttcagccgctggtttcctctttctggtgcaaagtgggccaaaaacaaagaagagagacggactcgcgacagaaaagccgatcagctcatcattaagcagtttcatgattgaagtaggagcaggaaggtgagggagagagagaggcagtcgctccatatatcggttgttaagcttaacgtgggaacgctttacaaacattcagagatgaacttacacacttgctttacttctctctgggataacttcctcggagatgaaatgctggtagcaaggctacaaatacacacagctgctctgtcacgtgagcacactgctccgacgtgctacggttatgagccgagttacgccgtgtcgcaagttttgtgaggtgtttttttgatatttaatggattggattacattttttatttctctccgatatccgatccagtaatttatgtcagtatcggaccgataccgatacgtagtatcggaccgataccgatacgtaatatcggatcggtccatctctacaaTAAAATGACACTACCGGCACAGCTCTCACTCTGTCAGTGTACTTCAAAAACAGTTTCCCTtctcaaatctgttttctgcattatgtgcttgcttattacgcaccagactactgttgtttacagcgctgtttATAAgttattaattaaatattaagtAATACCTTACTAATGATTAATAGTGTAGAGTTATTATGAACTGTTACCAATAAACACTATATATCTGAAATTTTCATTGCTGtggatttttttcctccaaCATTGTTCTGTCTGTTTTAGAGCTGCTGACCTCACTGTAATCCAATCATGGATGGCACTGCTGACAGGCTCCTCGGCGCAGTCAACAACTGGGTGGATCTACAGAAACAATCTGTAGAAAAGCTGAACTCACTGGCTACTGAGCTAAGGAAACATAAGAAGAATGTTAATATCAGTAAGGTTGTTGGGAGCTCTGTATCTGTAGGTGGTGCAGCTGCCATGACAGCAGCAGGCATCCTATCAATCTTTACAGGTGGACTGGCAATACCTGTACTAGCTATAGGAGGAGCAGTGGCATCTGGGTTAGCTCTGGCTAACAATGTGGGTTCAGACGTCGCCAATACTGTCATATCATGTCGCATCATGAAAGAGGCACGCATGATTGCAGAGAGGATTGAgataattgaaaataaaatccaAGAGCTCGCTATAAGTTTAACAAGAGAAGGACAGAAGAAAACACAGGCTCATTCCTGTGAAGCTGATTTTGGAAGGGAATATGTTATGGAGCAAATCCTGAGAGCAATGGCAAAGCAAGAGAGACTAATGTTACATGAAAGGATCAGTTTGTTGAACATGACTAGTTGGCCCAAACATAAGCTATCTGGCAAAGACGCTGTTTCTTCAGTTCTGCAGAGTTCAGCACTGGGACTACCACTGCTTTCAAAACTTGTGACTGAGTTGGTCACTGTGGGATCAAAAGCAGCTGTAAAAGCAGCCGGACGTGTAAGTATCAAACAAAATGATAAACTGTGCTCAAAAATTTATGAAGTTgggctttaaaacaaaaaaaatggaagaaaaatgaaagataGGTATAATGGGACAGAGGCACAGATCTGGAGAAGAATAGACAAACATTTCTGCAGCATTGAAGGTCCCACTGAGCTCAGTGGCCTCCATCATCTGTAAATGGGAGAATTTTAAAAGCAACAACACTCTACCTAGTGCTGGACGCCCACTAAATCTGagagtctgtcctcactctggacacttgcagtcgtcacacatggaaatcaaatgtgtgataagctgcaggattcaaacacaagtgtaacttataaatacatgttcatacttttattccacaatcagagagaaagaaacagagagagagtgcaggacagacagacaggtgacagtctcaggtgtacacactgctacaaaacagcacaagagaaggaggatttagtgtttgtgttattacgagtgctaaacaagaagagttcccagatggtccagtggacacatgtgtgactcctgtgattaaagcatctttctttcagcttaacgagtgaaccgtcagctcgttcaaacacacgttaaagtccgtttggctcgacaccaccgaacagaggcagcaatataacatagctaacattaacagtgcagtgaatcctgcttgtgccgtcatattccggactgcaaaccgagcagcatcactgactttcagcttgttgtgtttgtggatatatgactgactttaattatccatcaAATCATCACATTGTCTGTAAGACTATATTACAGAGATGTGACTattattttaaaggctttaaaaccaagtaaatGCTGAAAGTGcgaacatcgctaatgtcacataactttgtcgacatgtggccaacagtaatgttttaatgttcttaaacattcgcacataaataagtgacatcattttCAGTACTTGCTTTTAACAGTTTACTGTTCAGCCACTCCTCTTCTGCCgtttttttcggcaaaattatccacacccactgccgcgctatgaagtctgggatatgttgggccatgaaggataCAAGGACCCATCCTTAAGATTCAGGGAAATGGAGGaggcatttgagggccgcatttcgagcagcctttgaattgagACAGCCTTCGTCACGTCGCCGTGACATAATCagccttaaaatgcagcctttaaggctgcaaatcctgaattgggatacagcccacGAGTGTGGCATCTCGGTGAAGTGCTTTTTGATGTGTGAGAGCCTCATGTAGCTCACATAAGGCAGTGTCCGAGTCCACGTGAGGCGGAATGTAAACAGTGCAGGCAATGACCGCAGTGAATTCCCAAGGGAATTCACATAGGGTGACATTTAATGAACAAAAGTTCCAGATTACGTGTGCAATAGCATGTAAGTGGGAAGAGGCTCGCACTGTCGCACCATCTGTTGTTCACAATCAAACACGTTTCACCACCTCCTTTCTTCCCCACCATCTTGAAATTCAGAACACTTTTCTTAACAGTAATACAGTCcgttacttaattacttccAGGAGAGAGACATTCGTTATACTACACGTTACGttactttcatgttactctgtaaaatgatgTGAGACACACTGTTTAATAATCAAAAACAACTGACAACATAAACCTGAGGCTACAGCCCCACGCACCAACACAGATCCCTAGCCTAATGAGGACACATGTAATCTTTCGCTCAGTgtttaggtatgaacacaaagccgaCAGCAGAGAGCAAACATTAAAACCAGCAGAAATAGCATTTAAAGTTATCACCATGGTGATTCTATTATAGAAACATCAAAAACTAGAAAcggaggctgcagcctgactgatCATTGGTTTGTTATCTGTTcaagttcagcagcagcagctcacttTATCATGGTGCTGGGGCTGAGGTCAGCATTTACTCAGCTTTAAcgtcactctgggttcttggctggCTTGgggttagcatgctgtctgtgcaggtgcttgtgaaaaacacaaagttgTGTTAACAGtataatgcagttgtttctgtcctagAGCAGTCTCCACTTTACCATGACGTTCTCGTTCTTTTGtagagtaaaaataaaagtaatgtccacgCTGGAGACTGGGCCACTATTTTCCTCTGACACACAAACtaaaatcagctgatcattgtgAGAGCGCAAGAACCAATAAGCGGGATTGATAGGCAGGCAGACTATTCCAAGAAATTGTTCTACTCAGAACTGGTTCTTTAGAAGAACCTAATGACAGCCCACCTTGAGTTAGCTAAAAGGCACCCGAAGGACTCTCAGACCATGAGAAACAAAATTCTCTGGTCTGATGAAACAAAGATTGAACTCTTTGCCTGTATGCCAAGCGTCATGCCTGGAAGAAAACAGGCAGCGCTCATCACCTGGCCAACACCAGCATATAAGTTTGCAAGATGTTTAGGGaaattttttccactttgtcaTTTTGGGGTATTGTGTGTAGATTTTGgaggtaaaaataaatgtaaccgATTTTGGAATAAAGCTGTAACATGCCAACATAGGGAAAAGGTCAAGTACTGTGAATACTTTCTGGATGCACTTTATAACGTGTAAGCAGATTTTAAAGTCTTAGGATAAAAATACCCCTAGGTGAATTTTAAAAGTATCTATATTGATCATGGTGAACCCTTGCTTCAGATTTAGATTAATATATCTAACCTGTAGGTTTTTTCACAAGTCATCCTATCTAAGCtgtacatttttcaaaatggtGTAAAGGTGTGAGATGTTTCCAATATTGCTCAGACACTAAGTTTTGTAAAGAATAAAGATTCCTAATTGTTTAAAGATGGTATATGAAGTTGACTTTACCTTTTATGTCAGattagttaaaaaaagaagactcAAGTACCCCAGATTATTATTAagattacattattttaaaaacctGTTGGTTTTAATATGAGGTTAAATTTTGTTAAAATCAAAAGACGCTTCAACAAACAGCAGTCAAGCATGACAACCTTTTCAAGCAAAGTTTTAACAACCAAGCTAAATTGTGACATCtttcacctctgtcagtgcgccccacggcagctgtggctacaatgtagctgccatcaccagtgtgtgaatgtgtgtgtgaatggttggatgactggatgtagtgtaaagcgctttggggtccttagggactaagtaaagcgctatacaaatacaggccatttaccatttactactGGCAGCTTGTATGCAAACCACATGCTCAATTTTCCTTAAGGTTTCTgtcctcagttttatttaggATTTTCATCATAAGTCATGTAATTTTCGAAAAGTTTTAAgtcatgtgtgtttttatgggCAGATTGCAGGAGGAGCACTTGGACTTGTAGTCTCAATTCCTGAGCTCATTATCAATTGTTTAAAACTGGATGACTGTGAGACAGAAAACTGTAAGCGCCTGAGAGAGAATGTGCAAGCCATACAGACTGCTTCtgaaaagatggaaaaagaaCTTCAGGAAATGAAGTGAGTGTGAAAAAGTTGTAGTTTCTGAAATAAAATGGAATAATACTTGATTCAGACTGTACTGAtgcttttttattaattatgtgTACATTTCTTCTATTTCCATAATTTCTCTTTCAGAAAAATGATTAAGAGGTTAGCCCAGGTTTCACGCTgcatagaaaacaaacacaggaagAGTGAGGAAAGGACAATGTTAAAGGAGTTTTCTCTCAGCTACTGCTGGGTGACTTTAACTTTACAGTTTTGCTTTTCAAACTCAGAGGCTGAAGCCTTCTTCCATCTCGTGGACATGTTTCACTTCCTGAAAGAAAAGCTTgatgaggaagaaaagaagaaccaCTCCAACACCGTTGACATCACTTTCGTGGCACATGGATCAATCACAAACTCCATGATCCCAGCCAGCTATCTGCTGCCTCTGCCCACCCTCACCGACGTCATACTGTACTCTCCCTGGAACTGTACTCTCAGTGGCTATGCAGCGTATGGTGTTGCTACTGGACTCATAGAGCCTCAGCACAGAGTGTTTTCCTGTGGTAAAAAAGACTGCAAAATTCCTGATGCAGGGCATCGACCCACCAAACTTCCAAATGAGTGGAACTCAATGAAGAAAGCTGGAGATCGAAAGATTCCCAACATCATGCTGAGCCCTTTACAACCATCCAAAGATGGTGCGTGGAACGAATTTGAGATTCTTGAGAGTCAGCATGGTAAACCTGGGAGGAACCGCATTGTCATCCCGTTCATCCTCCCTAAAGAGAGTGAAGAAGAAGTCCCATTCTTTATTGTCTCCTTGGCTCTGTCTCTGGTGCTCCTGTTCTCCAGGTTTGAAGCCACGCTCCATCTCACTGCCTGTCTGAGCAAATCTGATAAAGAAATGAAACTTGATGAGGATGCCCTGAAGGAGCAGTATGCCTGCACCATCGACAACACAAGCATGACATCTAAAAAACACATGATACCCAATAGACTGTGCAGCTCTTTTAAAGCTGTGTTTGATTAGACATCTTGAGTTTTCCCTGGAATGACTTTCCATTTTCCGTGTTCACTCCAGGTGCTCCGGCTTCCTCCCGTGGACTGGCAGGAAGTTGGAGCTGTGTTAGGGTAACAGGGGATTTTAAATCAGTTGTAGGCGTGAATGTGTGTCAGTCTTTGTGTTAGGCCTGTGATGGACTGGTACTGGCAGTCAGTGACAGCTAGGATTGGTTCAGCCACAATCCTGAAATGGATAAGCAGAAAAGGGGTGGATCTTTGTGCCAGCTATCTTTACTAAATTAGTTTTAGATCTTTATGATTATgtacatgtttaaaatgatTCACTTATTTACAGCAtatttatttggaataatcaaCTTCATATAAGTTTATCCCATACTGACTATAGTGCCAAGACTACAGATATATTTCTTTTATAGGAACTCCTTTTCCTGTTAAGTcttagttgttttgttttgttttttgtttttttgatgggCATAGAAGTGATCAAAACTATGTTTTGATATAAAGTTTCTGTTGATCATAGACATGGCTCTGTTAGACTGCACATTCAAGATCAGAGAGCAGACAGAAGCTGCAGCAAatagctgttttttgtttgattcttttaatgttcattttttgttttgtgtgaccTTTATTCAGAGAAATAAAACTTCCTGTTGACCTGCTGACCAGATGATCCATTTTCTCAGCTCTACTGATTGATAAGACGCATGAAGGTGTGACTGTAATCACTGCTGTGTTCTGATTGAGTACTGTGCTGTTTGGATGTGTTCATGTGGTGTGTGAGAGTGTTGGAGGATTAAACTGGACAGCAGAAATATAAACAGTCACCCCAATAAAAGAGCAGACTGACAGATTTCCTTTGAGGTCAATAGGAAGATAGGATGAGGTTTCCTGTACAGGTCAGTTCATTAAAGCTtcaaaagaggggaaaaactCCCTTCCCACAGTTTACAATCAaattatttctgctgaaaagaagtTTTGATGTTTTCCTTTTGAGTTCATTTTCTACGTGGAAGTTTGCAATCTCATATTTAAGTGTTTAATCTGAAA
The sequence above is a segment of the Oreochromis aureus strain Israel breed Guangdong linkage group 3, ZZ_aureus, whole genome shotgun sequence genome. Coding sequences within it:
- the LOC120439246 gene encoding uncharacterized protein LOC120439246, which translates into the protein MKEARMIAERIEIIENKIQELAISLTREGQKKTQAHSCEADFGREYVMEQILRAMAKQERLMLHERISLLNMTSWPKHKLSGKDAVSSVLQSSALGLPLLSKLVTELVTVGSKAAVKAAGRIAGGALGLVVSIPELIINCLKLDDCETENCKRLRENVQAIQTASEKMEKELQEMKKMIKRLAQVSRCIENKHRKSEERTMLKEFSLSYCWVTLTLQFCFSNSEAEAFFHLVDMFHFLKEKLDEEEKKNHSNTVDITFVAHGSITNSMIPASYLLPLPTLTDVILYSPWNCTLSGYAAYGVATGLIEPQHRVFSCGKKDCKIPDAGHRPTKLPNEWNSMKKAGDRKIPNIMLSPLQPSKDGAWNEFEILESQHGKPGRNRIVIPFILPKESEEEVPFFIVSLALSLVLLFSRFEATLHLTACLSKSDKEMKLDEDALKEQYACTIDNTSMTSKKHMIPNRLCSSFKAVFD